A section of the Terriglobales bacterium genome encodes:
- a CDS encoding efflux RND transporter periplasmic adaptor subunit produces the protein MKLLQRRWLLLLIVALVVVLTAAFFLKPKNEVQYFTTKVDRGDIHQVVQATGTINAVITVQVGSQVSGTIAKLYADFNSKVKQGQVIAEIDPRLFEGAVLQARADYQNAVANAAAAKANLEKAQATAVQTKADYDRTVVLAQKGVMSQQQLDLAKANADTAEAAVSATQAQLVQANAQTAQKKAAVTVAETNLNYCTIRAPIDGVVVARNVDVGQTVASSLQAPTLFTIAQDLTKMQVYAQTDESDVGQIQMGQPATFTVDAFPGQMFKGKVSQIRLNATVVQNVVTYNTIVDFDNPDMKLLPGMTAYVNIPVANAGGVLKIPNGALRYKPDLPAQAIRNLYAKYGIDVGGARKTATGQGSGKGQGGGAGQAGTQGGRGQGGGQGSGRGAGATPSEMEGLQASDTVVVWKLLPDKTLQPVKIRTGITDHTFTALAQVLQGDLKEGDLLVTGSATTGGPPSLGPGGPRR, from the coding sequence TTGAAGCTACTGCAACGCCGCTGGTTACTGCTGCTGATCGTCGCGCTGGTGGTCGTTTTGACCGCCGCATTCTTCCTGAAGCCCAAGAACGAGGTGCAGTACTTCACCACCAAGGTGGACCGCGGGGACATCCATCAAGTGGTGCAGGCGACGGGCACCATCAATGCCGTCATCACGGTGCAGGTGGGCTCCCAGGTCTCCGGCACCATCGCCAAGCTCTACGCCGACTTCAACTCCAAGGTGAAGCAGGGACAGGTGATCGCCGAGATCGATCCCCGGCTGTTCGAGGGCGCGGTGCTACAGGCGCGGGCCGACTACCAGAACGCGGTCGCCAACGCGGCAGCGGCCAAGGCCAACCTGGAGAAGGCGCAGGCCACCGCGGTGCAGACCAAGGCGGACTATGACCGCACCGTGGTTCTCGCCCAGAAGGGCGTGATGAGCCAGCAGCAGCTCGACCTGGCCAAGGCCAACGCCGACACGGCGGAGGCCGCGGTCTCGGCGACCCAGGCGCAGCTGGTCCAGGCCAATGCCCAGACCGCGCAGAAAAAGGCCGCGGTGACCGTGGCCGAGACCAACCTCAACTACTGCACCATCCGCGCGCCCATCGACGGAGTGGTGGTGGCGCGCAACGTGGACGTGGGCCAGACCGTGGCTTCCTCCCTGCAGGCCCCCACCCTGTTCACCATCGCTCAGGACCTGACCAAGATGCAGGTCTACGCCCAGACCGACGAGTCCGATGTGGGCCAGATCCAGATGGGCCAGCCGGCCACCTTCACGGTGGATGCGTTCCCCGGACAGATGTTCAAGGGCAAAGTCAGCCAGATCCGCCTGAACGCGACGGTGGTGCAGAACGTCGTGACCTACAACACCATCGTCGACTTCGACAACCCCGACATGAAGCTCCTGCCCGGGATGACGGCCTACGTCAACATTCCGGTGGCCAACGCCGGCGGCGTGCTGAAGATCCCCAACGGAGCCTTGCGCTACAAACCCGATCTGCCGGCCCAGGCCATCCGCAACTTGTACGCCAAGTACGGCATCGACGTGGGCGGCGCGCGCAAGACGGCGACCGGTCAGGGTAGCGGGAAAGGGCAGGGCGGAGGCGCCGGCCAGGCTGGGACCCAGGGAGGGCGCGGGCAAGGCGGGGGCCAGGGAAGCGGCCGGGGAGCGGGCGCGACACCGAGCGAGATGGAAGGTCTGCAAGCCAGCGATACCGTGGTGGTCTGGAAGCTCTTGCCCGACAAAACGCTGCAGCCGGTGAAGATCCGCACTGGCATCACCGACCACACCTTCACGGCGCTGGCTCAGGTGCTGCAGGGCGATCTGAAAGAAGGAGACCTGCTGGTGACGGGCTCGGCCACGACGGGTGGTCCTCCCTCGCTGGGTCCGGGCGGCCCACGACGCTAG